A single region of the Brassica rapa cultivar Chiifu-401-42 chromosome A03, CAAS_Brap_v3.01, whole genome shotgun sequence genome encodes:
- the LOC103861231 gene encoding transcription factor MYB102, giving the protein MGRSTCCEKNGLKKGPWTSEEDQKLIEYIQKHGYGNWRTLPKNAGLQRCGKSCRLRWTNYLRPDIKRGRFSFEEEETIIKLHSFLGNKWSAIAARLPGRTDNEIKNFWNTHIRKKLLRMGIDPVTHSPRLDLLDISTILASSICNSSSHHVNMSTLMMDANRQQQQYPLVYPEILKLATSLFSQNQNQNQNNVVDHDSITHENHTVYHHDVNQTGVYQYQTDHQELQSCLPPFPNEYQFSNMDHQFNGFGEHTLASTSNASVQDCNIPTFNDYESSSFVLDPSHSDQSFNFTNSVLNTPSSSPTTLNSRSTTYISSSSCSTEDEMESYCNNLMKFDISDFLDANGVII; this is encoded by the exons ATGGGACGATCAACTTGTTGCGAGAAGAACGGACTCAAGAAAGGGCCATGGACTTCAGAGGAAGACCAGAAGCTTATCGAGTATATCCAGAAACATGGATATGGTAACTGGAGAACCCTCCCCAAAAATGCTG GTTTACAGAGATGTGGCAAGAGTTGCCGATTAAGGTGGACTAACTATCTCCGACCAGATATAAAGCGAGGAAGATTCTccttcgaagaagaagaaacaattaTTAAGCTTCATAGTTTCTTAGGAAACAA atGGTCTGCGATTGCGGCGCGTTTGCCCGGAAGAACTGATAACGAGATCAAAAACTTTTGGAACACACACATAAGAAAGAAGCTATTGAGAATGGGGATCGATCCAGTGACTCACAGTCCGCGACTCGATCTCCTCGACATCTCAACCATCTTAGCATCATCTATATGCAATTCCTCTTCACATCATGTTAACATGTCAACACTCATGATGGATGCTAATCGTCAGCAGCAACAATATCCATTGGTTTACCCCGAAATACTCAAGCTCGCtacctctctcttctctcaaaaccaaaaccaaaaccaaaacaatgtGGTGGATCATGACTCGATCACCCATGAGAATCATACGGTTTATCATCATGACGTTAACCAAACAGGAGTATATCAATACCAAACCGACCATCAAGAACTCCAGTCTTGCTTGCCGCCATTCCCCAATGAATATCAGTTTAGTAACATGGACCACCAGTTCAATGGTTTCGGAGAACATACTCTCGCTTCAACCTCGAATGCGTCGGTCCAAGATTGCAATATTCCAACATTTAACGATTACGAAAGCTCTAGTTTTGTACTAGATCCTTCTCATTCAGATCAGAGTTTCAACTTCACTAATTCGGTCTTGAACACACCATCCTCAAGCCCCACTACGTTAAACTCACGCTCCACCACTTATATCAGCAGTAGCAGTTGTAGCACTGAGGATGAAATGGAAAGCTATTGCAATAATCTCATGAAGTTTGATATTTCCGATTTCTTGGACGCTAATGGTGTTATCATATAA
- the LOC103861233 gene encoding uncharacterized protein LOC103861233 — protein sequence MNIATYHRHSNVMLSPQIDKTIARSGQASSNNVTFMTRTQGGGGRNMGLCLVRACAGEEESDKQIKPERRSFLSLAEAGLVEISGLGAHEKFLCRLTISSLNLLRVISEQEGCSIEELNAGKICDWFLKDKLKREQNMESAVLQWDDPDFPF from the exons ATGAACATCGCCACCTATCATCGTCACTCAAATGTCATGTTAAGTCCTCAGATAGACAAGACTATTGCGAGGAGTGGACAAGCAAGCTCAAATAATGTTACATTCATGACAAGAAcacaaggaggaggaggaagaaataTGGGATTGTGTTTAGTAAGAGCATGTgccggagaagaagaatccGACAAACAAATTAAGCCCGAGAGAAGAAGTTTCTTGAGCTTAGCAGAAGCTGGTCTTGTCGAAATATCGGGCCTTGGTGCACACGAGAAGTTTCTCTGTCGACTAACG ATATCATCATTGAATTTACTAAGAGTGATATCGGAGCAAGAAGGATGTTCAATAGAAGAGTTGAATGCTGGAAAAATATGCGACTGGTTCTTAAAAGATAAGCTGAAAAGAGAGCAGAACATGGAATCTGCCGTTCTTCAATGGGATGATCCCGATTttccattttaa
- the LOC103861232 gene encoding pre-mRNA-splicing factor CLF1-like isoform X2, whose product MSLSEKDRARAIFERAISQTALDMPELLWKTYIDFEISEKELERTRALYEQLLERTKHYKVWVSFAKFEASATEHKGEEDKEEVAIETKKDCIRRARAIFERANAYYKDSAHKEERATLLDDWVNMEAGFGSLGDVSVVQSLLPKKLKKRKAISREDGSTAYQEYTDYLFPDESQTMANLKILEAAHRWKKQKAGECV is encoded by the exons ATGTCTCTTTCTGAAAAAGATCGTGCTAGAGCTATTTTTGAACGTGCAATCTCTCAGACAGCTCTAGATATGCCCGAGCTGCTATGGAAg ACGTACATTGATTTTGAGATATCAGAAAAAGAGTTAGAGAGGACACGAGCTTTATATGAGCAACTCTTGGAGCGTACAAAGCATTACAAGGTGTGGGTTAGCTTTGCTAAGTTTGAAGCTTCTGCTACTGAACATAAAGgtgaagaagacaaagaagaagttGCTATTGAAACCAAAAAAGACTGCATCAGACGCGCTAGAG CGATCTTCGAGAGAGCCAACGCCTACTACAAAGACTCTGCACACAAAGAAGAGCGTGCTACACTTTTGGATGATTGGGTTAACATGGAGGCGGGATTTGGTAGCCTCGGGGATGTTAGTGTCGTTCAGTCGCTTCTCCCAAAGAAgctcaagaaaagaaaagccATCAGTAGAGAAGACGGCTCAACAGC GTACCAAGAATACACTGATTATTTGTTCCCAGATGAATCACAGACGATGGCTAATCTTAAGATTCTTGAAGCTGCTCATAGATGGAAGAAGCAGAAGGCTGGGGAATGCGTCTGA
- the LOC103861232 gene encoding pre-mRNA-splicing factor CLF1-like isoform X1: MDFSCILRLFSMYYYPKLYQRYLEWSPENCYSWRSYAEFEMSLSEKDRARAIFERAISQTALDMPELLWKTYIDFEISEKELERTRALYEQLLERTKHYKVWVSFAKFEASATEHKGEEDKEEVAIETKKDCIRRARAIFERANAYYKDSAHKEERATLLDDWVNMEAGFGSLGDVSVVQSLLPKKLKKRKAISREDGSTAYQEYTDYLFPDESQTMANLKILEAAHRWKKQKAGECV, from the exons ATGGATTTCAGTTGCATTCTAAGATTATTTTCTATGTATTATTACCCCAAGTTATACCAGAGGTACCTTGAGTGGTCTCCTGAGAATTGCTATTCTTGGAGAAGCTATGCTGAGTTTGAGATGTCTCTTTCTGAAAAAGATCGTGCTAGAGCTATTTTTGAACGTGCAATCTCTCAGACAGCTCTAGATATGCCCGAGCTGCTATGGAAg ACGTACATTGATTTTGAGATATCAGAAAAAGAGTTAGAGAGGACACGAGCTTTATATGAGCAACTCTTGGAGCGTACAAAGCATTACAAGGTGTGGGTTAGCTTTGCTAAGTTTGAAGCTTCTGCTACTGAACATAAAGgtgaagaagacaaagaagaagttGCTATTGAAACCAAAAAAGACTGCATCAGACGCGCTAGAG CGATCTTCGAGAGAGCCAACGCCTACTACAAAGACTCTGCACACAAAGAAGAGCGTGCTACACTTTTGGATGATTGGGTTAACATGGAGGCGGGATTTGGTAGCCTCGGGGATGTTAGTGTCGTTCAGTCGCTTCTCCCAAAGAAgctcaagaaaagaaaagccATCAGTAGAGAAGACGGCTCAACAGC GTACCAAGAATACACTGATTATTTGTTCCCAGATGAATCACAGACGATGGCTAATCTTAAGATTCTTGAAGCTGCTCATAGATGGAAGAAGCAGAAGGCTGGGGAATGCGTCTGA